The genome window GTTTCTTTAACTAGAATAATTTATTTCCGAGTCAAAGTGGAAGAACCACATCAAATTGCGAAACAACTCTCTCCTCATTTAAGCAGCTTGAGCTTTCTACACTTACTCCATTTGCAACGCGCAGCCCAGCAAGTGAGGggaatttgtggagcaaaaaataatctcaAAAATTAAGGACGCAACCCATGGACTTTTACTCAATAAATACGAGATTGCCCTCTTTAAATGGGAAGACATACGCCCACGCACACCTTAGCATCCCTGGAAGTTCAAGCAGCGAACTAAAACTACTGAAAGCTCCCAGCTCTTGTCATGGAAAAATCAAGGGCATTAAAGACTAGATTAAATAATAAATCTTATCTTTAATACCATCCCAATTGAAGACAAATATATCAAGTAAGGAATCTCGGTCACAATCAGAGTTGTTTAACGAGGTATATATTTATTCGCGATTTTTTCAACAACTGAGTTGTTTAATTTGCTAAAGTCATTGAACTGACGCCAGATTGATTTAATAGCTGATCTCATTGCACGGCTTTAACTACTATGGGGACAATTTCTGTAGGTAACCGAAATACACAATGTGGATGGAAAATGAACTCTTAAGCCCAGACCATATTTCCCTATTCACATTCTGTGTTCATGCATATGGTTTCGTAAATAaggtctttttattttttattttttggattattGGAGTGTAGTCACTGTTCTGAGTCTTTAACTAATATTTCTCactgttttttctttcaaaaaaataatataatctcAGTAGGTCTTAGTCTTTAATTAATACAGAAGAGTCCTATTGTTATTAAAGataactaattaaaaaattaatttttgtgaTTGCATCTATAATTTTTAATAACCCCCAACTTATGGTTTCGTGAATAagctgtttttatttttttattttttggattattGGAGTGTAGTCACGGTTCTGAGTCTTTGACTAATATTTCTcacttttttttcattcaacaaAATAATACAATTCTCAGTAATTCGAAGTGTTTAAATAATACTGAAGAGTCCTATTGTTATTAAAGataactaattaaaaaattaatttttgtgaTTGCATctataatttgaaaaaaaagctcCTTCAGTTGTGCTGTGACAATAAGCGACTGTGAAATAAAGATGTAGAGTATTTGGTAAACgtttttgtaaaaatgtttgtgaaaaaaaaaatagcagtattatattgtttggtaaacttttatgtaaaacagatgtgaaaaaaagccggtttttgaaagctgggttttgcagctccttgtttttcgtttttttcacccaaaactttgaaaaaaaactgaagctgaatgtttaccaaacacaaaaaaagctccaagctttttttcataccagcttttttttttaatcacctcaGTCCCAAAATGCACCTTAATGTAGTCtttttcctatgattaggagcattaTTCCCACTGCGTTTTTGCTATCTAACcaggttttgacgaggcacccaccttgagTTGATCATATCCCAGATGACATCTCGAAGAcatttcatttgactttgcattactcACGCATTTCTCCTTTGACTATGGGTTTGTCCCTACCTAGCTTTTACCATAgccattgggttttttttttttttttttttttgagacttAGTTCCACATGCAAGTTCCTACTTTACTTTGTGACTAGCGTGTTCTCAGAAtcagtgccgacgagtcgacttcctctaCTCTACATGATCCCGAATCTAATAGAGTGTTTAAACACCCAAGGGGAAGTGTTATAAACCATGTATGTAAGTtagattgtgtaaatcctagatttgatttgatactaGTTATTCTTCTCTAATGAGACTTGTATTCGTTGGGGGAGAATGATTCTTCCCTcacttattactataaataaaggcactagttagggggaataacacatcctctacacaaccctacaaccacatctctctctcctctctgccGTGCCCCCTTTCTTCCCTGTCAAATTAAAATAAGCCTCAACACTTCGAAAATTGTAAATTGAGATGTAAATTTCATTTTCGCATCTCAAAGTAGCATCTCTCCAGTGTAAATGCCCTTGTGTCTCGTATTAGAGATGCTATTAGAAAATTATCGTAACTTGAAATTGCCTTCGAAAGATTCTTGACCGAGTTAGTTATTAATGATGTATGACCATTTTGtttgatttggaaagaaaaagttATGGACAACTTTACGGAAACTATGGACACATTTACGAAAGTTTTATATTTTCATATTCACAAAGTTTTCACAAGCCTGTCATATTTTTTGGTTTAAGATGGCATGAAAATAGATTACACCCCTAAGTATATGCAAGGTATCACCCTACACCCCATCGTATTTCGCAAGAAACACAACTTTTATTGAACACAATACTGCACATGGGACATAACCACAGCTGATGCGATCTTTGTTTGTTGGTTTAATACACACGATTCTGTGAAACTAAAAAACTTAAAGAAaaagagcaaaaaaaaaatgaaaaacttgtGATGAAAATTAATGCCACTTTCGTAGGGAACTCGATTGCATTTAGAGCATGCAACAAGCCTTTTAAACCCATAGGTGACCCGTATGGGACGAGTGAAGTCTCGTGAGGGTTTCCAGAGACGTTACCCACAAACATCACGTGGTAATTTGATCAACGAGGCCCAACGGCAGTAAGGAGATCCGCTACTCCATTGACGTCAGGGTTGGCATCCTTTGCACAGAGGACAGCGTCTACACCTTGCACATAGGTTGGCGTTACATAGAGCTTGCTCTGCACATGGCGAAATCGAAAGACCACTTGTGTGGGGGTAGTTGGTCCGACATTCTCAGACTCGAACAAAGTGCAATTTTCATCGGTAACGGTTTCGTTTGGTGCATCAGCGGTGGCCACGATCTTAAATGGCGGTGCAGTTTGACCCGGCGCCCTTACGAAGTATTTGCCGTTTCCATTGTACTTGACATGCACGTCTCCAGGTTTTTGTCCATTCTCCGTTGCGAAAATTGGGGTAGATTCCTGTCCTGTGAATCGGAGAACCCCGTCTGCTCCGCAGCACAAGTAACGGTGGTTGCTGTTAGATTTCAATGCAAAAGGGTTTGGTAGGATTGCTGTCATGTTGAATGGGATGATAACGCTCACttgtctacttttttttttccttctctttctcgTGTGATTtacttgctccataggttctaACCTGCTACCCTATTTATAATACGGATAAGCCCATACCATCTTTGTCTATTCACATTATTTGTTCACACTAATGGTTTCGTAAATaaggtgtttttatttttatttatttttggattaTGGGAGTGTAGGTACTGTTCATAGTCATTAACTAATATTTCTCACTGTTTTTGCTTTCAGCAAAATAATACAATTCTCAGTAGTTCTAAGTCTTTAATTAATACAGAAGAGTCCTATTGTTATTAAAGATAactaactaaaaaaattatttttttgtcattgcATGTGCAGTTAGTAATAACCCGTTACTTATGCTAGACTTAAATAGGTTTCGGTGGCAATTGGTTTCTTTAACTAGAATAATTTATTTCCGAGTCAAAGTGGAAGAACCACATCAAATTGCGAAACAACTCTCTCCTCATGTAAGCAGCTTGAGCTTTCTACACTTACTCCATTTGCAACGCGCAACCCAGCAAGTGAGGggaatttgtggagcaaaaaataatctcaAAAATTAAGGACGCAACCCATGGACTTTTTCTCAATAAATACGAGATTGCCCTCTTTAAATGGGAAGACATACGCCCACGCACACCTTAGCATCCCTGGAAGTTCAAGCAGCGAACTAAAACTACTGAAAGCTCCCAGCTCTTGTCATGGAAAAATCAAGGGCATTAAAGACTAGATTAAATAATAAATCTTATCTTTAATACCATCCCAATTGAAGACAACTATATCAAGTAAGGAATCTCGGTCACAATCAAAGTTGTTTAACGAGGTATATATTTATTCACGATTTTTTCAACAACTGAGTTGTTTAATTTGCTGAAGTCATTGAACTGACGCCAGATTGATTTAATAGCTGATCTCATTGCACGGCTTTAACTACTGTGGGGACAATTTCTGCAGGTAACCGAAATACACAATGTGGATGGAAAATGAACTCTTAAGCCCAGACCATATTTCCCTATTCACATTCTGTGTTCATGCATATGGTTTCATAAATaaggtgtttttattttttattttttggattattGGAGTGTAGTCACTGTTCTGAGTCTTTAACTAATATTTCTCactgttttttctttcaaaaaaataatataatctcAGTAGGTCTTAGTCTTTAATTAATACAGAAGAGTCCTATTGTTATTAAAGataactaattaaaaaattaatttttgtgaTTGCATCAATAATTTTTAATAACCCCCTACTTATGGTTTCGTGAAtaagctttttttatttttttattttttggattattGGAGTGTAGTCACGGTTCTGAGTCTTTAACTAATATTTCTcacttttttttcattcaacaaAATAATACAATTCTCAGTAATTCGAAGTCTTTAATTAATACAGAAGAGTCCTATTGTTATTAAAGataactaattaaaaaattaatttttgtgaTTGCATctataatttgaaaaaaaagctcCTTCAGTTGTGCTGTGACAATAAGCGactgtgaaataaagctgtagagtatttggtaaacggttttgtaaaaatgtttgtgaaaaaaaaatagcagtattatagtgtttggtaaacttttatgtaaaacagatgtgaaaaaacgCCGGTTTTtgaaagctgggttttgcagctccttgtttttcgtttttttcacccaaaactgtgaaaaaaaactgaagctgaatgtttaccaaacacaaaaaaagctccaagctttttttcataccagcttttttttttaatcacctcaGTCCCAAAAATGCACCTTAATGTAGTCtttttcctatgattaggagcattaTTCCCACTGCGTTTTTGCTATCTAACcaggttttgacgaggcacccaccttgagTTGATCATATCCCAGATGACATCTCGAAGAcatttcatttgactttgcattactcACGCATTTCTCCTTTGACTATGGGTTTGTCCCTACCTAGCTTTTACCATAgccattgggttttttttttttttttttttttttttgagacttAGTTCCACATGCAAGTTCCTACTTTACTTTGTGACTAGCGTGTTCTTAGAAtcagtgccgacgagtcgacttcctctaCTCTACATGATCCCGAATCTAATAGAGTATTTAAACACCCAAGGGGAAGTGTTATAAACCATGTATGTAAGTtagattgtgtaaatcctagatttgatttgatactaGTTATTCTTCTCTAATGAGACTTGTATTCGTTGGAGGAGAATGATTCTTCCCTcacttattactataaataaaggcactggttagggggaataacacatcctctacacaaccctacaaccacatctctctctcctctctgccGTGCCCCCTTTCTCCCCTGTCAGATTAAAATAAGCCTCAACACTTCGAAAATTGTAAATTGAGATGTAAATTTCATTTTCGCATCTCAAAGTAGCATCTCTCCAGTGTAAATGCCCTTGTGTCTCGTATTAGAGATGCTATTAGAAAATTATCGTAACTTGAAATTGCCTTCGAAAGATTCTTGACCGAGTTAGTTATTAATGATGTATGACCATTTTGtttgatttggaaagaaaaagttATGGACAACTTTACGGAAACTATGGACACATTTACGAAAGTTTTATATTTTCATATTCACAAAGTTTTCTCAAGCCTGTCATATTTTTTGGTTTAAGATGGCATGAAAATAGATTATAGCCCTAAGTATATGCAAGGTATCACCCTACACCCCATCGTATTTCGCAAGAAACAAAACTTTTATTGAACACAATACTGCACATGGGACATAACCACAGCTGATGCGATCTGTGTTTGTTGGTTTAATACACACGATTCAATGAAACTAAAATACTTaaagaaaaaggggaaaaaaaaaacgaaaaacttGTGATGAAAATTAATGCCACTTTCGTAGGGAACTCGATTGCATTTAGAGCATGCAACAAGCCTTTTAAACCCATAGGTGACCCGTATGGGACGAGTGAAGTCTCGTGAGGGTTTCCAGAGACGTTACCCACAAACATCACGTGGTAATTTGATCAACGAGGCCCAACGGCAGTAAGGAGATCCGCTACTCCATTGAAGTCAGGGTTGGCATCCTTTGCACAGAGGACAGCGTCTACACCTTGCACATAGGTTGGCGTTACATAGAGCTTGCTCTGCACATGGCGAAATCGAAAGACCACTTGTGTGGGGGTAGTTGGTCCGACATTCTCAGACTCGAACAAAGTGCAATTTTCATCGGTAACGGTTTCGTTTGGTGCATCAGCGGTGGCCACGATCTTAAATGGCGGTCCAGTTTGACCCGGCGCCCTTACGAAGTATTTGCCGTTTCCATTGTACTTGACATGCACGTCTCCAGGTTTTTGTCCATTCTCCGTTGCGAAAATTGGGGTAGATTCCTGTCCTGTGAATCGGAGAACCCCGTCTGCTCCGCAGCACAAGTAACGGTGGTTGCTGTTAGATTTCAATGCAAAAGGGTTTGGTAGGATTGCTGTCATGTTGAATGGGATGATAACGCTCACttgtctacttttttttttccttctctttctcgTGTGATTtacttgctccataggttctaACCTGCTACCCTATTTATAATACGGATAAGCCCATACCATCTTTGTCTATTCACATTATTTGTTCACACTAATGGTTTCGTAAATaaggtgtttttatttttatttatttttggattaTGGGAGTGTAGGTACTGTTCATAGTCATTAACTAATATTTCTCACTGTTTTTGCTTTCAGCAAAATAATACAATTATCAGTAGTTCTAAGTCTTTAATTAATACAGAAGAGTCCTATTGTTATTAAAGATAactaactaaaaaaattatttttttgtcattgcATGTGCAGTTAGTAATAACCCGTTACTTATGCTAGACTTAAATAGGTTTCGGTGGCAATTGGTTTCTTTAACTAGAATAATTTATTTCCGAGTCAAAGTGGAAGAACCACATCAAAATGCGAAACAGCTCTCTCCTCATCTAAGCAGCTTGAGCTTTCTACACTTACTCCATTTGCAACGCGCAGCCCAGGAAGTGAAGggaatttgtggagcaaaaaataatcccaaaaatcaagGACGCAACCCATGGACTTTTTCTCAATAAATACGAGATTTCCCTCTTTAAATGGGAAGACATACGCCCACGCACACCTTAGCATCCCTGGAAGTTCAAGCAGCGAACTAAGACTACTGAAAGCTCCCAGCTCTTGTCATGGAAAAATCAAGGTCATTAAAGACTAGATTAAATAATAAATCTTATCTTTAATACCATCCCAATTGAAGACAACTATATCAAGTAAGGAATCTCGGTCACAATCAGAGTTGTTTAACGAGGTATATATTTATTCGCGATTTTTTCAACAACTGAGTTGTTTAATTTGCTGAAGTCATTGAACTGACGCCAGATTGATTTAATAGCTGAACTCATTGCACGGCTTTAACTACTGTGGGGACAATTTCTGCAGGTAACCGAAATACACAATGTGGATGGAAAATGAACTCTTAAGCCCAGACCATATTTCCCTATTCACATTCTGTGTTCACGCAT of Malus sylvestris chromosome 6, drMalSylv7.2, whole genome shotgun sequence contains these proteins:
- the LOC126627445 gene encoding uncharacterized protein LOC126627445 isoform X4 — translated: MTAILPNPFALKSNSNHRYLCCGADGVLRFTGQESTPIFATENGQKPGDVHVKYNGNGKYFVRAPGQTAPPFKIVATADAPNETVTDENCTLFESENVGPTTPTQVVFRFRHVQSKLYVTPTYVQGLDAVLCAKDANPDVNGVADLLTAVGPR
- the LOC126627445 gene encoding uncharacterized protein LOC126627445 isoform X1 gives rise to the protein MTAILPNPFALKSNSNHRYLCCGADGVLRFTGQESTPIFATENGQKPGDVHVKYNGNGKYFVRAPGQTGPPFKIVATADAPNETVTDENCTLFESENVGPTTPTQVVFRFRHVQSKLYVTPTYVQGLDAVLCAKDANPDVNGVADLLTAVGPR